In a genomic window of Polypterus senegalus isolate Bchr_013 chromosome 13, ASM1683550v1, whole genome shotgun sequence:
- the reep2 gene encoding receptor expression-enhancing protein 2 — protein sequence MVSWIISRLVVLIFGTLYPAYSSYKAVKTKNVKEYVKWMMYWIVFAFFTTAETLTDIILSWFPFYFELKIAFVIWLLSPYTKGSSVLYRKFVHPTLSNKEKEIDEYISQARDRSYETMMRFGKRGLNLAANAAVTAAAKGQGVLSEKLRSFSMQDLTLIRDEETLHLHAADPRLRTSTSSLLDSLEDASVASAVPRGKARPVASPGEDVHSKSDGEQTETRTEQSDEDTGDKAPKRTQSVKTVKKPAAKAEPQTKTLKRQPKKKTTAPSETA from the exons GCTGATCTTCGGCACGCTGTATCCTGCCTATTCCTCTTACAAGGCGGTGAAGACCAAGAATGTCAAGGAGTAT GTCAAATGGATGATGTATTGGATTGTTTTTGCGTTTTTCACCACGGCGGAGACGCTCACGGATATCATCCTCAGCTG GTTCCCGTTTTACTTCGAGCTGAAGATCGCCTTCGTCATCTGGCTGCTCTCGCCCTACACCAAAGGCTCCAGCGTTTTGTACCGCAAGTTTGTCCACCCGACGCTTTCCAACAAGGAGAAG GAAATCGACGAGTACATCAGCCAGGCGAGGGACCGCAGCTACGAGACGATGATGCGCTTCGGGAAGCGAGGCCTCAACCTGGCGGCGAATGCTGCGGTGACCGCGGCTGCCAAG GGTCAGGGTGTGCTCTCCGAGAAGCTCCGCAGCTTCAGCATGCAGGACTTGACTCTCATCCGAGACGAGGAGACCCTGCACCTGCACGCTGCGGACCCCCGACTCCGAACGTCTACCAGCAGCCTCCTGGATTCCCTGGAGGACGCCAGCGTGGCCAGCGCTGTGCCCCGTGGTAAAG CCAGGCCAGTGGCATCTCCCGGCGAGGACGTCCATTCGAAGTCCGACGGGGAGCAGACGGAGACGAGGACCGAGCAGTCCGACGAGGACACGGGGGACAAAGCGCCCAAGCGCACCCAGAGCGTCAAAACGGTCAAGAAGCCGGCAGCAAAGGCAGAG CCACAGACCAAGACGCTGAAGAGGCAGCCGAAGAAGAAGACGACGGCCCCCAGTGAGACGGCGTGA